A DNA window from Brassica napus cultivar Da-Ae chromosome C1, Da-Ae, whole genome shotgun sequence contains the following coding sequences:
- the LOC106401637 gene encoding arginine--tRNA ligase, chloroplastic/mitochondrial isoform X2 yields MAASQEFTGNLKREVEKLFDASLRLTVPDGTSVETEVAASLPGKPGDYQCNNAMGLWSVIKGKGTQFRGPPAVGQAISKNLPASEMVETCSVAGPGFVNLVLSSKWMAKSIEKMLIDGIDTWAPSLPVKRAVVDFSSPNIAKEMHVGHLRSTIIGDTLARMLEYSKVEVLRRNHVGDWGTQFGMLIEYLFEKFPDTESVTETAIGDLQTFYKESKTKFDSDPDFKEKAQKAVVRLQGGDPIYRKAWAKICEISRTEFAKVYQRLKVELEEKGESFYNPFIANVIGELDSKGLIEESEGARVIFLEGFNIPLMVVKSDGGFNYASTDLTALWYRLNEEKAEWIVYVTDVGQQQHFNMFFKAARKAGWLPDSDKTYPRVDHVGFGLVLGEDGKRFRTRSSDVVRLVDLLDEAKTRSKTALIERGKDKEWTPEELDKTAEAVGYGAVKYADLKNNRLTNYTFNFDQMLSDKGNTAVYLLYAHARICSIIRKSGKDIDELKKTEKLALDHPEERALGLHLLRFAETVEEACSNLLPNVLCHYLYDLSERYTSFYSIHQVIGSPEEASRLLLCEATAVVMRKCFHLLGITPVYKI; encoded by the exons ATGGCAGCT AGTCAAGAGTTCACGGGGAATCTAAAACGGGAGGTCGAGAAGCTCTTTGATGCGTCTCTCAGATTAACGGTTCCTGATGGAACTAGTGTGGAGACCGAGGTTGCTGCCTCTCTTCCTGGAAAACCTGGAGATTACCAATG TAACAATGCAATGGGTCTATGGTCCGTAATTAAAGGAAAGGGTACTCAGTTCAGGGGTCCTCCAGCTGTTGGTCAG GCTATTTCAAAGAATCTACCTGCTTCTGAGATGGTGGAAACTTGTTCTGTAGCTGGCCCTGGATTTGTTAATCTTGTACTATCAAGCAAGTGGATGGCTAAG AGTATTGAAAAAATGCTTATTGACGGAATTGACACATGGGCGCCTAGTCTTCCAGTTAAGAGAGCCGTGGTTGATTTTTCCTCTCCCAACATTGCTAAAGAAATGCATGTTGGTCATCTGAGATCAACCATCATCGGTGACACTCTAGCTCGCATGCTCGAGTACTCAAAGGTTGAAGTTTTACGCAGAAACCATGTTGGTGACTGGGGAACACAG TTTGGCATGCTCATTGAGTACCTCTTTGAGAAATTTCCTGATACCGAGAGTGTGACTGAGACAGCCATTGGAGATCTTCAG ACGTTTTACAAAGAATCAAAGACTAAATTTGATAGTGATCCGGACTTCAAGGAAAAGGCACAAAAGGCTGTTGTCCGTCTACAG GGTGGAGATCCTATTTACCGCAAGGCTTGGGCTAAGATTTGTGAAATCAGCCGAACCGAGTTTGCCAAGGTTTATCAGCGCCTTAAAGTTGAGCTTGAAGAAAAG GGTGAAAGCTTTTACAACCCCTTTATCGCTAACGTAATCGGGGAATTGGATAGCAAGGGGTTGATTGAAGAAAGTGAGGGTGCTCGTGTGATCTTCCTCGAAGGCTTCAACATCCCACTCATGGTTGTAAAGAGTGACGGTGGTTTTAACTATGCCTCAACTGATCTGACTGCTCTTTG GTATCGGCTTAATGAAGAGAAAGCTGAGTGGATTGTATATGTCACCGATGTAGGCCAGCAGCAGCACTTCAATATGTTCTTCAAA GCTGCCAGAAAAGCAGGGTGGCTTCCAGACAGTGATAAAACTTACCCAAGAGTGGACCATGTTGGTTTTGGTCTCGTCCTTGGGGAAGATGGCAAGCGATTTAGAACTCGATCTTCAGATGTAGTCCGCCTAGTTGATTTGCTGGATGAGGCCAAGACTCGCAGTAAAACTGCCCTTATTGAGCGTG GTAAGGACAAAGAATGGACTCCCGAGGAGCTAGACAAAACAGCTGAGGCAGTTGGATATGGTGCTGTGAA GTATGCTGATCTGAAGAACAACAGATTGACAAATTATACTTTCAACTTCGATCAAATGCTTAGTGACAAG GGAAATACAGCCGTTTACCTTCTTTACGCTCATGCTCGGATCTGTTCAATCATCAGAAAGTCTGGCAAAGACATAGATGAGCTGAAAAAG ACAGAAAAGCTAGCATTGGATCATCCTGAAGAACGAGCACTGGGGCTTCACTTGCTTCGATTTGCTGAG ACGGTTGAGGAAGCTTGCAGCAACTTGTTGCCGAACGTGTTGTGTCACTACCTCTACGACTTATCTGAACGCTACACCTCCTTCTACTCCATTCATCAG GTCATTGGTTCACCAGAGGAGGCAAGCCGTCTCCTACTTTGTGAAGCAACGGCTGTAGTGATGAGGAAATGCTTCCACCTTCTTGGAATCACCCCTGTTTACAAGATTTGA
- the LOC106400347 gene encoding cytosolic sulfotransferase 3-like: MEKKEFWMNLREEDLTKETKTLIFSLPSEKEYLGGNLCKYQGSWYYYNFLQGVLNVQRGFQPQDTDVIVASFPKCGTLWLKALTVALLERSKNRSSEDQHPLLFNNPHNLVPVLEMNLYRDTPKPDLRKLLSSSPRLFSTHMPYHTLQEALKDSPCKVVYICRDAKDSLVSRWHIICRCLNKEEDRSILESMFESFCSAVCLFGPFWDHILSYWKASLENPKRIMFMRYDEVNADTRGQLKKLAEFLGCPFSEEEVNNGAVDEILEMCSLPNLSSLEVNKTGRSINGIDYKNHFRKGIVGDWKNYLTPEMGNKIDMIMEEKLKDSGLKF, translated from the coding sequence ATGGAGAAGAAAGAGTTTTGGATGAATTTGAGAGAAGAAGACTTAACCAAAGAAACAAAGACTCTAATCTTTTCACTTCCTTCAGAGAAAGAGTACCTTGGTGGAAACCTCTGCAAGTACCAAGGTTCTTGGTATTACTACAACTTTCTCCAAGGTGTCCTCAATGTCCAGAGAGGTTTTCAGCCTCAAGACACCGATGTCATCGTCGCATCCTTCCCCAAATGCGGTACCTTATGGCTCAAGGCACTCACCGTGGCCCTCCTTGAGAGATCAAAGAACCGTTCTTCTGAGGATCAACATCCTCTTTTATTCAACAATCCTCATAACCTCGTACCGGTTCTTGAGATGAATCTGTACCGCGACACCCCAAAACCGGACTTGAGGAAGCTCTTATCGTCATCTCCAAGGCTGTTTTCTACTCACATGCCGTACCACACGCTGCAAGAAGCTCTCAAAGACTCTCCTTGCAAGGTAGTGTACATTTGTAGGGATGCTAAGGATTCTCTGGTGTCACGTTGGCATATAATTTGTAGGTGTCTGAATAAAGAAGAGGACAGAAGCATACTTGAGTCTATGTTCGAGTCTTTTTGTAGCGCGGTTTGTTTGTTTGGTCCCTTTTGGGATCATATCCTGAGTTATTGGAAAGCTAGCTTGGAAAACCCTAAGCGTATTATGTTTATGAGGTACGATGAAGTGAATGCAGATACTCGTGGTCAGCTCAAGAAACTTGCGGAGTTCTTGGGTTGTCCCTTTTCTGAGGAAGAAGTAAACAATGGAGCTGTGGATGAGATCTTGGAGATGTGCTCTCTGCCTAACCTCAGCAGCTTGGAGGTTAACAAGACAGGAAGATCAATCAATGGCATTGATTACAAGAACCATTTTCGAAAAGGGATAGTTGGTGATTGGAAGAATTATCTAACTCCAGAGATGGGGAACAAAATCGATATGATCATGGAGGAGAAACTCAAAGATTCCGGTTTGAAGTTCTGA
- the BNAC01G18340D gene encoding uncharacterized protein BNAC01G18340D, with amino-acid sequence MRIHDGSLIWTTNEDVVEGLSRSSAKDSSDSTEDASSSFSSNGAFDDLSDLISQLPTIHEKKGLSKYYKGKSQSFTSLAKVTCLTGLVKRRPRMKTCRSSGGHLDQTCKRLYRPNATISMKATRTASSTRSNSRLINLEPFHDSTTLSSMT; translated from the exons atgaGAATTCACGATGGTAGTCTCATTTGGACAACGAACGAAGATGTTGTTGAAGGACTTTCAAGATCCTCTGCAAAAGATTCATCTGATTCAACAGAGGACGCctcctcttctttttcttcaaatGGGGCTTTTGACGATTTATCAGACCTCATCTCTCAGCTACCGACCAT CCACGAGAAGAAAGGACTTTCAAAGTATTACAAAGGCAAATCTCAGTCATTCACATCTCTAGCAAAGGTAACATGCCTTACCGGTCTTGTCAAGAGAAGACCAAGAATGAAGACTTGCAGGAGCTCTGGGGGGCATTTGGATCAAACCTGCAAAAGGCTATATCGACCCAACGCTACAATCTCCATGAAAGCCACAAGAACAGCATCTTCAACTCGTTCCAATTCAAGACTAATTAACCTTGAACCTTTTCATGATTCAACTACACTAAGTTCAATGACATGA
- the LOC106397275 gene encoding ATP-dependent 6-phosphofructokinase 3 isoform X1 yields the protein MSTVESSKPKIITGSCGYVLEDVPHLSDYLPALPTYHNPLQDNPAYSVVKQYFVDADDTVPQKIVVHKDGPRGIHFRRAGPRQKVYFESDEVHACIVTCGGLCPGLNTVIREIVSSLSYMYGVKRILGIDVSFHLDTFTLLFVSFSLRLDHFFQGGYRGFYARNTVSLDSKVVNDIHKRGGTILGTSRGGHDTTKIVDSIQDRGINQVYIIGGDGTQRGASVIFEEVRRRGLKVAVVGIPKTIDNDIPVIDKSFGFDTAVEEAQRAINAAHVEAESIENGIGVVKLMGRFSGFIAMYATLASRDVDCCLIPESPFYLEGEGGLFEYIEKRLKESGHMVLVIAEGAGQDLMSKSMESMTLKDASGNKLLNDVGLWLSQSIKDHFNQKKMVMNLKYIDPTYMIRAVPSNASDNVYCTLLAQSAVHGAMAGYTGYVSGLVNGRQTYIPFYRITEKQNHVVITDRMWARLLSSTNQPSFLSPKDVSDDKEKLMSALLDDGNCNGPVDVPPVTKEITK from the exons ATGAGTACTGTGGAAAGTAGCAAGCCGAAGATCATAACTGGTTCTTGTGGTTATGTTCTTGAAGACGTTCCTCATCTCTCCGATTATCTTCCCGCTCTTCCT ACTTATCATAATCCACTGCAAGACAATCCAGCTTACTCAGTGGTTAA GCAATACTTTGTTGATGCTGATGACACTGTCCCTcagaag ATCGTTGTTCACAAGGATGGTCCAAGGGGGATTCACTTTAGACGAGCCGGGCCGCGTCAaaag GTCTACTTCGAATCTGATGAAGTCCATGCTTGCATTGTCACCTGTGGGGGTCTTTGTCCCGGCCTTAATACCGTGATTAGGGAAATCGTGAGCAGTCTCTCTTATATGTATGGAGTGAAGAGAATACTGGGAATAGATGTAAGTTTTCATCTAGACACATTCACGCTCTTGTTTGTCTCATTTTCTCTAAGATTGGATCATTTTTTTCAGGGTGGATATAGAGGCTTCTATGCTAGGAATACTGTCTCCTTGGACTCTAAAGTCGTAAATGATATCCATAAGCGAGGAGGGACCATCCTTGGGACCTCACGAGGTGGTCATGATACTACAAAGATCGTTGACAGCATTCAAGACCGAGGAATCAATCAG GTTTACATTATAGGTGGAGATGGAACACAGCGAGGCGCATCTGTTATATTTGAG GAAGTTAGAAGACGTGGCTTGAAAGTTGCAGTTGTTGGAATCCCAAAAACAATCGATAATGACATACCT GTGATAGACAAATCTTTTGGGTTTGACACAGCTGTAGAAGAGGCTCAACGAGCTATCAACGCAGCACATGTGGAAGCCGAGAGTATAGAGAACGGTATTGGTGTTGTCAAGCTTATGGGTCGCTTCAGCG GGTTCATAGCGATGTACGCTACTCTAGCAAGCAGAGACGTGGACTGTTGTTTGATTCCGGAGTCACCATTTTACCTGGAAGGAGAAGGTGGACTGTTTGAGTACATAGAGAAACGGCTCAAGGAGAGTGGGCACATGGTGCTTGTGATTGCAGAAGGTGCAGGACAAGATCTTATGTCAAAGAGCATGGAGTCTATGACTCTCAAAGATGCTTCTGGTAACAAACTTCTTAACGATGTTGGTCTTTGGCTTTCACAAAGCATCAAG GATCATTTTAATCagaagaagatggtgatgaACCTTAAGTACATTG ATCCAACGTACATGATCCGTGCTGTTCCTAGCAATGCGTCAGACAATGTTTATTGTACTCTTCTGGCTCAGAGCGCAGTGCACGGTGCGATGGCTGGATACACTGGCTACGTCAGTGGTCTAGTGAATGGAAGACAAACCTACATTCCCTTCTAC AGAATAACGGAGAAACAGAACCATGTGGTGATCACAGACAGGATGTGGGCGAGGCTGCTGTCGTCCACAAACCAGCCGAGTTTCTTGAGCCCTAAAGATGTGTCTGATGATAAAGAGAAGCTCATGTCGGCCCTCCTGGACGATGGCAACTGCAACGGGCCAGTCGATGTTCCTCCAGTCACCAAAGAGATCACCAAGTGA
- the BNAC01G18310D gene encoding uncharacterized protein BNAC01G18310D has protein sequence MASKMLQLKSKACEASKFVSKHGTTYYKQLLEKNKHYIQEPATVEKCNELSKQLLYTRLASIPGRTELFWKEVDHVKGLWKNRADLKVEDAGIAALFGLECFAWYCAGEIVGRGFTFTGYYP, from the exons ATGGCATCAAAGATGCTACAATTGAAATCCAAGGCCTGTGAAGCATCAAAGTTTGTGTCGAAGCACGGCACGACTTACTACAAACAGTTGCTGGAGAAGAACAAGCACTATATCCAGGAGCCAGCCACTGTCGAGAAATGCAATGAGTTGTCTAAGCAGCTTCTCTACACTCGTCTTGCTAG CATCCCTGGACGTACAGAGTTGTTCTGGAAGGAAGTGGATCACGTGAAAGGTTTGTGGAAGAATAGGGCGGATTTGAAGGTTGAAGATGCTGGAATCGCAGCACTTTTTGGTCTGGAATGCTTCGCCTGGTACTGTGCAGGTGAGATCGTTGGAAGAGGCTTTACTTTCACTGGCTACTACCCTTGA
- the LOC106401637 gene encoding arginine--tRNA ligase, cytoplasmic isoform X1, with protein sequence MAAVRLTLFPVTATPPSSLCSFNPLSRCPHLAYLSSSSSYSSSSLSGVFRATTRRLVFATRSKSVATMAASQEFTGNLKREVEKLFDASLRLTVPDGTSVETEVAASLPGKPGDYQCNNAMGLWSVIKGKGTQFRGPPAVGQAISKNLPASEMVETCSVAGPGFVNLVLSSKWMAKSIEKMLIDGIDTWAPSLPVKRAVVDFSSPNIAKEMHVGHLRSTIIGDTLARMLEYSKVEVLRRNHVGDWGTQFGMLIEYLFEKFPDTESVTETAIGDLQTFYKESKTKFDSDPDFKEKAQKAVVRLQGGDPIYRKAWAKICEISRTEFAKVYQRLKVELEEKGESFYNPFIANVIGELDSKGLIEESEGARVIFLEGFNIPLMVVKSDGGFNYASTDLTALWYRLNEEKAEWIVYVTDVGQQQHFNMFFKAARKAGWLPDSDKTYPRVDHVGFGLVLGEDGKRFRTRSSDVVRLVDLLDEAKTRSKTALIERGKDKEWTPEELDKTAEAVGYGAVKYADLKNNRLTNYTFNFDQMLSDKGNTAVYLLYAHARICSIIRKSGKDIDELKKTEKLALDHPEERALGLHLLRFAETVEEACSNLLPNVLCHYLYDLSERYTSFYSIHQVIGSPEEASRLLLCEATAVVMRKCFHLLGITPVYKI encoded by the exons ATGGCAGCAGTAAGGCTAACCCTTTTCCCGGTTACAGCTACACCGCCGTCATCTCTCTGCTCCTTCAATCCTCTTTCTCGTTGTCCTCACTTGGCTTATTTGTCgtcctcttcttcttattcttcttcttctctatctG GTGTATTCAGAGCAACGACTAGGAGACTTGTTTTTGCAACCAGATCAAAGTCAGTGGCAACCATGGCAGCT AGTCAAGAGTTCACGGGGAATCTAAAACGGGAGGTCGAGAAGCTCTTTGATGCGTCTCTCAGATTAACGGTTCCTGATGGAACTAGTGTGGAGACCGAGGTTGCTGCCTCTCTTCCTGGAAAACCTGGAGATTACCAATG TAACAATGCAATGGGTCTATGGTCCGTAATTAAAGGAAAGGGTACTCAGTTCAGGGGTCCTCCAGCTGTTGGTCAG GCTATTTCAAAGAATCTACCTGCTTCTGAGATGGTGGAAACTTGTTCTGTAGCTGGCCCTGGATTTGTTAATCTTGTACTATCAAGCAAGTGGATGGCTAAG AGTATTGAAAAAATGCTTATTGACGGAATTGACACATGGGCGCCTAGTCTTCCAGTTAAGAGAGCCGTGGTTGATTTTTCCTCTCCCAACATTGCTAAAGAAATGCATGTTGGTCATCTGAGATCAACCATCATCGGTGACACTCTAGCTCGCATGCTCGAGTACTCAAAGGTTGAAGTTTTACGCAGAAACCATGTTGGTGACTGGGGAACACAG TTTGGCATGCTCATTGAGTACCTCTTTGAGAAATTTCCTGATACCGAGAGTGTGACTGAGACAGCCATTGGAGATCTTCAG ACGTTTTACAAAGAATCAAAGACTAAATTTGATAGTGATCCGGACTTCAAGGAAAAGGCACAAAAGGCTGTTGTCCGTCTACAG GGTGGAGATCCTATTTACCGCAAGGCTTGGGCTAAGATTTGTGAAATCAGCCGAACCGAGTTTGCCAAGGTTTATCAGCGCCTTAAAGTTGAGCTTGAAGAAAAG GGTGAAAGCTTTTACAACCCCTTTATCGCTAACGTAATCGGGGAATTGGATAGCAAGGGGTTGATTGAAGAAAGTGAGGGTGCTCGTGTGATCTTCCTCGAAGGCTTCAACATCCCACTCATGGTTGTAAAGAGTGACGGTGGTTTTAACTATGCCTCAACTGATCTGACTGCTCTTTG GTATCGGCTTAATGAAGAGAAAGCTGAGTGGATTGTATATGTCACCGATGTAGGCCAGCAGCAGCACTTCAATATGTTCTTCAAA GCTGCCAGAAAAGCAGGGTGGCTTCCAGACAGTGATAAAACTTACCCAAGAGTGGACCATGTTGGTTTTGGTCTCGTCCTTGGGGAAGATGGCAAGCGATTTAGAACTCGATCTTCAGATGTAGTCCGCCTAGTTGATTTGCTGGATGAGGCCAAGACTCGCAGTAAAACTGCCCTTATTGAGCGTG GTAAGGACAAAGAATGGACTCCCGAGGAGCTAGACAAAACAGCTGAGGCAGTTGGATATGGTGCTGTGAA GTATGCTGATCTGAAGAACAACAGATTGACAAATTATACTTTCAACTTCGATCAAATGCTTAGTGACAAG GGAAATACAGCCGTTTACCTTCTTTACGCTCATGCTCGGATCTGTTCAATCATCAGAAAGTCTGGCAAAGACATAGATGAGCTGAAAAAG ACAGAAAAGCTAGCATTGGATCATCCTGAAGAACGAGCACTGGGGCTTCACTTGCTTCGATTTGCTGAG ACGGTTGAGGAAGCTTGCAGCAACTTGTTGCCGAACGTGTTGTGTCACTACCTCTACGACTTATCTGAACGCTACACCTCCTTCTACTCCATTCATCAG GTCATTGGTTCACCAGAGGAGGCAAGCCGTCTCCTACTTTGTGAAGCAACGGCTGTAGTGATGAGGAAATGCTTCCACCTTCTTGGAATCACCCCTGTTTACAAGATTTGA
- the LOC106397275 gene encoding ATP-dependent 6-phosphofructokinase 3 isoform X2, whose amino-acid sequence MSTVESSKPKIITGSCGYVLEDVPHLSDYLPALPTYHNPLQDNPAYSVVKQYFVDADDTVPQKIVVHKDGPRGIHFRRAGPRQKVYFESDEVHACIVTCGGLCPGLNTVIREIVSSLSYMYGVKRILGIDGGYRGFYARNTVSLDSKVVNDIHKRGGTILGTSRGGHDTTKIVDSIQDRGINQVYIIGGDGTQRGASVIFEEVRRRGLKVAVVGIPKTIDNDIPVIDKSFGFDTAVEEAQRAINAAHVEAESIENGIGVVKLMGRFSGFIAMYATLASRDVDCCLIPESPFYLEGEGGLFEYIEKRLKESGHMVLVIAEGAGQDLMSKSMESMTLKDASGNKLLNDVGLWLSQSIKDHFNQKKMVMNLKYIDPTYMIRAVPSNASDNVYCTLLAQSAVHGAMAGYTGYVSGLVNGRQTYIPFYRITEKQNHVVITDRMWARLLSSTNQPSFLSPKDVSDDKEKLMSALLDDGNCNGPVDVPPVTKEITK is encoded by the exons ATGAGTACTGTGGAAAGTAGCAAGCCGAAGATCATAACTGGTTCTTGTGGTTATGTTCTTGAAGACGTTCCTCATCTCTCCGATTATCTTCCCGCTCTTCCT ACTTATCATAATCCACTGCAAGACAATCCAGCTTACTCAGTGGTTAA GCAATACTTTGTTGATGCTGATGACACTGTCCCTcagaag ATCGTTGTTCACAAGGATGGTCCAAGGGGGATTCACTTTAGACGAGCCGGGCCGCGTCAaaag GTCTACTTCGAATCTGATGAAGTCCATGCTTGCATTGTCACCTGTGGGGGTCTTTGTCCCGGCCTTAATACCGTGATTAGGGAAATCGTGAGCAGTCTCTCTTATATGTATGGAGTGAAGAGAATACTGGGAATAGAT GGTGGATATAGAGGCTTCTATGCTAGGAATACTGTCTCCTTGGACTCTAAAGTCGTAAATGATATCCATAAGCGAGGAGGGACCATCCTTGGGACCTCACGAGGTGGTCATGATACTACAAAGATCGTTGACAGCATTCAAGACCGAGGAATCAATCAG GTTTACATTATAGGTGGAGATGGAACACAGCGAGGCGCATCTGTTATATTTGAG GAAGTTAGAAGACGTGGCTTGAAAGTTGCAGTTGTTGGAATCCCAAAAACAATCGATAATGACATACCT GTGATAGACAAATCTTTTGGGTTTGACACAGCTGTAGAAGAGGCTCAACGAGCTATCAACGCAGCACATGTGGAAGCCGAGAGTATAGAGAACGGTATTGGTGTTGTCAAGCTTATGGGTCGCTTCAGCG GGTTCATAGCGATGTACGCTACTCTAGCAAGCAGAGACGTGGACTGTTGTTTGATTCCGGAGTCACCATTTTACCTGGAAGGAGAAGGTGGACTGTTTGAGTACATAGAGAAACGGCTCAAGGAGAGTGGGCACATGGTGCTTGTGATTGCAGAAGGTGCAGGACAAGATCTTATGTCAAAGAGCATGGAGTCTATGACTCTCAAAGATGCTTCTGGTAACAAACTTCTTAACGATGTTGGTCTTTGGCTTTCACAAAGCATCAAG GATCATTTTAATCagaagaagatggtgatgaACCTTAAGTACATTG ATCCAACGTACATGATCCGTGCTGTTCCTAGCAATGCGTCAGACAATGTTTATTGTACTCTTCTGGCTCAGAGCGCAGTGCACGGTGCGATGGCTGGATACACTGGCTACGTCAGTGGTCTAGTGAATGGAAGACAAACCTACATTCCCTTCTAC AGAATAACGGAGAAACAGAACCATGTGGTGATCACAGACAGGATGTGGGCGAGGCTGCTGTCGTCCACAAACCAGCCGAGTTTCTTGAGCCCTAAAGATGTGTCTGATGATAAAGAGAAGCTCATGTCGGCCCTCCTGGACGATGGCAACTGCAACGGGCCAGTCGATGTTCCTCCAGTCACCAAAGAGATCACCAAGTGA